A window from Brucella sp. BE17 encodes these proteins:
- a CDS encoding L,D-transpeptidase family protein — MTKIDRQAEAFKLGRRGFLRGAATAGLSVAASSVASSSFAQQMLSDVMGSPGRGNWADQFDARATGGQTVATNQPVLSPHTVGNLQNAIAQYTDIAGRGGWPNVPGQARLKLGVSDPSVQALRKRLIISGDLPQSAGVSNAFDTYVDAAVKRFQARHGLPADGVMGKFTYSAMNVDANTRLGQLQTNLQRLSPLASAGSSEQRFVMVNIPAARIEAVEGGSVMQRHTAVVGKIDRQTPILNSKIHEVILNPYWTAPKSIIQKDIIPLMRKDPQYLAKNKIRLYDQSGQEVAPETIDWNTDDAVKLMFRQDPGKINAMSSTKINFHNQHAVYMHDTPQKSYFNKLMRFDSSGCVRVQNVRDLDVWLLKNTAGWDRQNIEETIRSGENRPIAVSDPVPLHFVYISAWSTGDGVVQFRDDIYKMDGASQLALGTDT; from the coding sequence ATGACCAAGATCGACAGACAGGCAGAAGCTTTCAAACTGGGCCGCCGCGGCTTCTTGCGCGGTGCTGCAACGGCTGGCCTTTCAGTAGCTGCTTCGAGCGTTGCGTCCTCATCCTTTGCCCAGCAGATGCTCTCAGACGTGATGGGATCGCCGGGACGGGGCAACTGGGCGGATCAGTTCGATGCGCGTGCAACCGGCGGTCAGACGGTTGCGACAAACCAGCCGGTGTTGAGCCCGCATACGGTCGGCAATCTCCAGAACGCCATTGCGCAATATACCGATATTGCCGGACGCGGTGGGTGGCCGAACGTGCCGGGACAGGCCAGGCTCAAGCTTGGCGTCAGCGACCCTTCTGTACAGGCATTGCGCAAGCGTCTGATCATCTCAGGTGATTTGCCGCAGAGTGCTGGTGTTTCCAATGCTTTCGACACTTATGTTGATGCTGCGGTCAAGCGTTTCCAGGCACGCCATGGCCTCCCTGCCGATGGTGTGATGGGCAAGTTTACCTATTCTGCAATGAATGTGGATGCCAATACGCGCCTTGGCCAGTTGCAGACCAACCTGCAGCGTCTGTCGCCGCTCGCAAGTGCTGGTTCCTCCGAGCAGCGTTTCGTAATGGTCAATATTCCGGCAGCACGCATCGAAGCGGTTGAAGGCGGCAGCGTCATGCAGCGCCATACGGCTGTTGTGGGCAAGATCGACCGCCAGACGCCAATCCTCAATTCAAAGATTCACGAAGTTATTCTCAATCCTTACTGGACAGCGCCGAAATCGATCATCCAGAAGGATATCATTCCGCTGATGCGCAAGGACCCGCAATATCTGGCCAAGAACAAGATCCGTCTTTACGATCAGTCCGGTCAGGAAGTCGCACCCGAAACCATTGACTGGAATACCGATGACGCTGTCAAGCTGATGTTCCGTCAGGACCCGGGCAAGATCAACGCCATGTCCTCGACCAAGATCAATTTCCACAACCAGCATGCCGTCTATATGCACGACACGCCACAGAAGAGCTATTTCAATAAGCTGATGCGTTTTGATTCGTCGGGCTGCGTTCGTGTACAGAACGTGCGCGACCTCGATGTGTGGCTATTGAAAAATACCGCAGGCTGGGATCGCCAGAATATCGAAGAAACCATCCGTTCCGGCGAAAACAGGCCGATCGCGGTTTCTGATCCTGTGCCGCTGCATTTCGTCTACATTTCGGCTTGGTCCACGGGCGATGGCGTGGTGCAGTTCCGCGATGACATCTACAAGATGGACGGTGCGTCGCAATTGGCGCTTGGCACAGATACCTGA
- the nrdR gene encoding transcriptional regulator NrdR: MRCPYCQSEDTQVKDSRPAEDGSAIRRRRVCSVCGGRFTTFERVQLRDLMVVKKSGRRVPFDRNKLARSIDVALRKREVDIELVERAISGIVRQLESSGEAEVASDEIGRLAMDALKGIDDIAYIRFASVYRNFSEAVDFHNVIDELTAHDADGDVEDDVDA; this comes from the coding sequence ATGCGTTGTCCCTACTGCCAGTCCGAAGATACACAGGTGAAGGATTCCCGGCCTGCCGAGGATGGCTCTGCCATTCGCAGGCGTCGTGTCTGTTCGGTGTGCGGCGGGCGCTTTACGACATTTGAGCGCGTACAGCTTCGCGATCTGATGGTGGTGAAGAAAAGCGGTCGCCGGGTGCCGTTCGACCGTAACAAGCTGGCTCGGTCCATCGATGTGGCGCTGCGCAAGCGCGAAGTGGACATTGAACTTGTTGAACGCGCCATTTCCGGCATCGTGCGTCAGCTTGAGAGTTCGGGCGAGGCGGAAGTTGCATCCGATGAAATCGGTCGCCTGGCCATGGATGCGCTAAAGGGCATCGACGATATTGCTTATATCCGCTTTGCATCGGTTTATCGCAACTTTAGCGAGGCCGTCGATTTCCATAACGTCATTGATGAATTGACCGCACATGACGCGGACGGTGACGTTGAGGATGACGTGGACGCATAG
- the glyA gene encoding serine hydroxymethyltransferase — MSQANAASNASLDAFFNENLESVDADIFGAIRNELGRQRHEIELIASENIVSRAVLEAQGSILTNKYAEGYPGKRYYGGCQYVDVVEELAIERAKKLFGAEFANVQPNSGSQMNQAVFLALLQPGDTFMGLDLNSGGHLTHGSPVNMSGKWFNVVSYGVREDDHLLDMDEVARLARENKPKLILAGGTAYSRIWDWKRFREIADEVGAYLMVDMAHIAGLVAGGVHPSPVPHAHVCTTTTHKSLRGPRGGMILTNDADIAKKINSAVFPGLQGGPLMHVIAGKAVAFGEALKPEFKLYAQNVVANAKALAEELKSSGLDIVSGGTDNHLMLVDLRPKNATGKRAEAALGRANITCNKNGIPFDPEKPFVTSGVRLGTPAGTTRGFGVTEFKEIGSLIAEVLDGLKAANSDEGNAAVEQAVQDKVIALTARFPMYGYQG, encoded by the coding sequence ATGTCGCAAGCCAATGCCGCCTCGAATGCGTCTTTAGATGCTTTCTTCAATGAAAACCTTGAAAGCGTCGATGCTGATATTTTCGGCGCGATTCGCAACGAACTTGGCCGTCAACGCCATGAAATCGAGCTGATCGCTTCGGAAAACATCGTCTCGCGTGCCGTTCTTGAGGCGCAGGGTTCCATTCTCACCAACAAATATGCCGAAGGCTATCCGGGCAAGCGCTATTATGGCGGCTGCCAGTATGTCGATGTTGTCGAAGAACTGGCGATCGAACGCGCCAAGAAACTTTTTGGCGCAGAGTTTGCCAATGTGCAGCCCAATTCCGGCAGCCAGATGAATCAGGCCGTGTTCCTGGCCCTTCTGCAACCGGGCGACACATTTATGGGGCTGGACCTCAATTCCGGTGGTCACCTGACGCATGGCTCGCCCGTCAACATGTCCGGCAAGTGGTTCAACGTCGTCTCCTATGGTGTGCGTGAAGACGATCATCTGCTCGATATGGACGAAGTTGCGCGTCTGGCACGTGAAAACAAACCAAAGCTTATTCTTGCTGGCGGCACCGCCTATTCGCGCATCTGGGACTGGAAGCGTTTTCGCGAGATTGCTGACGAAGTCGGCGCCTATCTCATGGTCGATATGGCACATATTGCAGGTCTGGTCGCCGGTGGCGTGCACCCGTCGCCTGTGCCGCATGCCCATGTCTGCACCACCACGACGCACAAATCCCTGCGCGGTCCGCGCGGTGGCATGATCCTGACCAATGACGCCGATATCGCCAAGAAGATCAATTCGGCCGTGTTCCCCGGTCTTCAGGGTGGACCGTTGATGCATGTTATTGCCGGTAAAGCTGTGGCCTTTGGCGAAGCCTTGAAGCCTGAATTCAAGCTTTACGCGCAGAATGTTGTCGCCAATGCCAAGGCACTGGCTGAAGAATTGAAATCAAGTGGCCTCGATATCGTTTCGGGCGGCACCGACAATCACCTGATGCTAGTTGATCTTCGCCCGAAAAATGCCACCGGCAAGCGTGCAGAAGCAGCCCTTGGCCGCGCCAACATCACCTGCAACAAGAATGGCATTCCGTTTGATCCTGAAAAGCCGTTCGTCACTTCCGGTGTGCGTCTTGGCACGCCCGCAGGTACGACGCGGGGCTTTGGCGTCACCGAATTCAAGGAAATCGGCTCGCTGATTGCAGAAGTCCTCGATGGCCTTAAGGCTGCCAATTCGGATGAAGGCAATGCAGCCGTCGAACAGGCGGTGCAAGACAAGGTCATCGCTCTGACTGCCCGCTTCCCGATGTACGGCTATCAGGGATAA
- the ribD gene encoding bifunctional diaminohydroxyphosphoribosylaminopyrimidine deaminase/5-amino-6-(5-phosphoribosylamino)uracil reductase RibD has translation MNKPQSPKVDLSADDLRFMAAAIRYARRHKGLTGTNPSVGTLIVRDGVIVGRGVTAIGGRPHAEPQALNEAGEAARGATAYVTLEPCAHHGRTPPCAEALVRAGVARVVVAATDPDERVSGKGFAILHEAGIEVVPGVLAKQAANDLAGYLNRSSRKRPEVILKIALSADGMIGQRGEGQVAITGAVSRAQSHILRAQSDVILIGIGTALADDPLLNCRLPGLESRAPVRVVLDSSLRLPLTSKLVRTADVQPLWIACGEEASDERRYELKAAGCRILATETHEGRVALPEMMDDLAALGIGSVLVEGGAAIAQSFLEEKLVDRLIVFRSAIEIGSEQGVAVAGLETHMTEEFEILRQAQYGEDAYREYVRKT, from the coding sequence ATGAATAAGCCGCAATCGCCCAAGGTCGATCTATCGGCCGACGATCTCCGCTTCATGGCGGCGGCAATCCGCTATGCGCGCCGTCACAAGGGGCTGACCGGCACCAATCCCTCCGTGGGAACATTGATCGTGCGCGATGGCGTGATCGTCGGACGCGGCGTGACGGCCATCGGCGGCAGGCCGCATGCCGAGCCACAGGCGCTCAATGAAGCAGGTGAGGCGGCACGCGGCGCAACGGCCTATGTCACGCTTGAACCCTGCGCCCATCACGGTCGCACGCCCCCCTGTGCCGAAGCGCTGGTGCGCGCGGGTGTCGCCCGCGTCGTGGTTGCAGCAACCGATCCCGACGAGCGGGTGAGCGGCAAGGGATTTGCCATTTTGCATGAGGCGGGTATCGAAGTCGTACCGGGTGTCTTGGCAAAACAAGCCGCCAATGATCTCGCGGGCTATTTGAACAGGTCTTCCAGAAAACGCCCCGAAGTCATTCTGAAGATTGCACTTTCTGCAGATGGAATGATTGGACAAAGGGGCGAGGGGCAGGTGGCAATCACCGGTGCTGTGTCGCGCGCGCAGTCGCATATTTTGCGGGCGCAAAGCGATGTGATCCTCATTGGCATTGGAACAGCGCTGGCCGATGATCCCCTGTTGAACTGCCGCCTGCCGGGACTGGAAAGCCGTGCGCCGGTGCGTGTGGTTCTCGATAGCAGTCTGCGTTTGCCCTTGACCTCGAAGCTGGTGAGAACGGCGGACGTGCAACCACTGTGGATCGCTTGCGGCGAAGAGGCAAGTGATGAACGCCGCTATGAATTGAAGGCTGCGGGGTGCCGTATCCTTGCAACCGAGACTCATGAAGGACGTGTAGCACTCCCCGAAATGATGGATGACCTTGCAGCCCTTGGGATCGGATCGGTTCTGGTCGAGGGCGGAGCCGCAATAGCACAAAGTTTTCTGGAGGAAAAACTGGTCGACCGGCTTATTGTCTTTCGCTCCGCTATCGAAATCGGGAGCGAACAAGGGGTTGCCGTGGCCGGTCTTGAAACCCACATGACTGAGGAGTTTGAAATTCTCAGGCAAGCGCAATATGGCGAGGATGCCTATCGTGAATATGTAAGGAAGACTTGA